In Gordonia iterans, the following proteins share a genomic window:
- a CDS encoding potassium channel family protein yields MRVIIMGCGRVGAGLATAMSRRGHHVVVVDRDPASFTRLGDDFTGSTICGMGFDRDVLISAGVQTADAFAAVSSGDNSNIIAARVASEIFGVRRVVARIYDAKRAAVYERLGIPTVATVPWTTERFITMLGETPRTPLWNDPSGSLVIAQLALHEEWYGVSCSKFQELTGARIAFLHRMGAPVLPEPRSVLQAGDEVFAAALAAHLDQARAAAALPPAEGADS; encoded by the coding sequence GTGCGCGTAATCATCATGGGCTGCGGCCGCGTGGGGGCGGGCCTGGCCACTGCGATGTCGCGGCGCGGCCACCACGTCGTGGTCGTCGACCGCGACCCGGCCTCGTTCACCCGGCTCGGCGACGACTTCACCGGATCCACGATCTGCGGCATGGGCTTCGACCGCGACGTGCTGATCAGCGCGGGCGTCCAGACCGCCGATGCCTTCGCCGCGGTGTCGTCCGGCGACAACTCGAACATCATCGCCGCGCGCGTGGCCAGCGAGATCTTCGGCGTCCGGCGCGTGGTCGCGCGGATCTACGATGCGAAGCGCGCCGCTGTGTACGAGCGGCTCGGCATCCCGACGGTGGCGACGGTCCCGTGGACCACCGAGCGATTCATCACCATGCTCGGCGAGACCCCGCGGACGCCCCTCTGGAACGACCCCAGCGGTTCCCTGGTGATCGCGCAGTTGGCTCTCCACGAGGAGTGGTACGGCGTCAGCTGCAGCAAGTTCCAGGAACTCACCGGCGCGCGGATCGCCTTTCTGCACCGGATGGGCGCGCCCGTGCTGCCCGAACCGCGCAGCGTGCTGCAGGCCGGCGACGAGGTGTTCGCCGCCGCCCTGGCCGCGCATCTGGACCAGGCACGCGCGGCCGCCGCGCTGCCTCCGGCCGAAGGAGCCGACTCGTGA